In Fibrobacter succinogenes, a single genomic region encodes these proteins:
- a CDS encoding glycoside hydrolase family 9 protein, whose product MNQSGFKPEHYKYAYVADPTEKTFKVIDANSGKEVPGGGNLTLIGTVTKPGITVRVSFNSLQDLMRLGDTTSTGTETLYRADFTTLSTVGEYFLVVGKDTSATFHISPYIYNSILEKSLMFFGIQRCGNTDSHFHGACHLKDGSKINHDLTGGWHDCGDHFKVAETVGYAAYVLSMVYLTYPDKAEDRFGHSYADTIRDGIPDILYEAKIGADYIMKLYDASVAEGLIEKGDMFHTVGMSDWDHSFWDVPEHQDMQPYKKGGPDRLVLKGIGTNVAGIYAATLANVAAGFKWINPSYSKRLLDAAKTIYAKIVKPTYLKYTESYEGRDKCAKRGKATLYEYSDGNITFNGKGYYSGMGLCEDDAAAAAVSLWYATGDTTYSYDLYKNPDMNQNGHAKFDLAFFPKGILAMDQGFNNSWATDYQNLFAYVLFAMQRLILNDPEYETKFGLSKMERDSLSMRVMAAFRKQVETNSTGDSVAVLYPGSGNAEPREGTSKLKVQPPYNLVWTSFDWGVMRYNMGSAVAVFLLYELTKDERYLKVALDNMYYVLGANPWDISLLLGAGDKNPQHPHNRSANPDGYNAGGGIPYDYKCPIGALMGGRAPNLPLIEDWEKYTSTETCIDFSAQFLFPAQSLAEQLPPDNDGPVFSDIVGIPTSDSTAIISWKTDELALVTVSYDVTTNANTAKSIQLTEAVKEGSVTLTGLIPGQTYYFYLEGVDPHGNITTDDNHGYWYKFTMTSTTTQIKGVTICQVDNRSAKIYWWSTDRLDGMVHFGKAKGSYTEKVVANGGVALFHEAVLTGLEAGTTYYFTVSSGATVSEEYSFTTEQYATTVNMDINVKPLNKDGCRNSSDWKKCNTFLVIVRNKDSVEYNDLDLRFYFPVAVQGSSNNKSIWDGTGFSVGWPVINFGEPVPYNVISMKDSVEKGYYMPVHIEGKLAVSGSYFFELIINPTYGSIDSSWSFRPHTAKDDPEYFEGINLKRGPLYKEESNSNMYVEIIDGVGEKAFRKTAYVTAYYHGTYIYGYGPDYTPDKGPQVDRKIETTFSSPFISPIHSVEKVDPQTTYSATSTITPNGFLDAVEKNSDPYSFEYLNPKRTDAISFGVTDTLLAYGNNYIEWVTWHNRNANQKTENKYDCACAVVRTNVEIDSITKPLEKRYLAFDKAKITGYKNKFVEVQIALLDSNLNILTSEKNLNVELLTDDPNVRFYTDPTATIPVTTVTLFDGVTTIYVSSDVALQTTISATHANTADYAYTPAIAELTIEDLPPWPIIDVAKIVDLNCDHIPDAMDITLSSEYIENQSFSSISFIYGNETIVSNKVKSLNGKSLIVEITVPQEVVTDASGKITLESNIQGNKKTVEDIYSDGISPALLSATVLERQDTSTTDHLYLQFSEPISAPGTQFPLILYNTDATTKATIPTVLSAKLYNEAKNIWDFEIAFDAGQGSLVTAGMWGQLDPAGTIRDLNGNGVAGLCTPEKVQILLKILPIPMTYAVITDKFQNGYASHVDVTFQKPLDDKHTPEKLEIIFGMAMPETLTVEKSKFVLSGENLSIDLEKPFQFGNTCGNYDGPLPGGKLLTNAGLVTQYLGTGAATETNNVLAEDKVGPVFVSATINQASTIDILNITASEPLVTADENQQFFRHKRGEKQSNVFRNGFSNWNYLQKNAGISLIYSGDLTGSVMEGDFVRMGSMMTSTFKDANGNYPEFDVPWVLVNGKGTPTIKFNVKLRETVNDINSFNRSNVDVSETMRFYIKNPSSNKFDLIQDGKITLTGIDSASIGGAIFDVKLTVPRGASFGEECAWDNLLVKFNIPIYSNLGSFVNRFHNSFNVDPKQYLSINNVVEFAIEWANKGPSGIRTKEDRAVGTGAYIYKAEIEAKFSPNMNNPEVKNNAKIISNFSTKSSFEQRKTFGIKRTK is encoded by the coding sequence TTGAACCAAAGCGGATTCAAGCCCGAACATTACAAGTATGCCTATGTTGCAGACCCTACAGAAAAGACGTTCAAAGTCATTGACGCCAACAGTGGAAAAGAAGTTCCCGGTGGAGGAAACCTCACCCTCATAGGAACTGTTACCAAGCCAGGTATAACAGTTAGAGTATCCTTCAACTCCCTCCAAGACTTAATGAGACTTGGGGACACAACTTCGACGGGAACCGAAACTCTCTACCGCGCCGATTTCACAACGCTTTCAACTGTAGGCGAATACTTCCTCGTTGTGGGCAAAGACACCTCGGCAACATTCCATATCAGCCCCTATATTTACAACTCCATTCTTGAAAAATCGTTGATGTTCTTTGGAATTCAACGTTGCGGCAATACGGATTCCCACTTCCACGGAGCCTGCCACTTGAAGGATGGTTCAAAAATAAATCATGACCTTACCGGTGGTTGGCATGACTGTGGTGACCATTTTAAAGTCGCCGAAACCGTCGGTTATGCAGCTTACGTGCTTTCAATGGTTTACCTCACCTACCCTGACAAGGCTGAAGACCGTTTCGGTCATTCATATGCAGACACAATTCGAGATGGCATTCCGGACATTCTCTATGAAGCTAAAATCGGTGCCGACTATATCATGAAGCTTTATGACGCCTCTGTTGCCGAAGGACTTATCGAAAAAGGCGACATGTTCCATACGGTGGGCATGAGCGATTGGGATCACAGTTTCTGGGACGTGCCCGAACACCAAGATATGCAACCTTATAAAAAAGGAGGTCCAGACCGACTTGTTCTCAAAGGTATCGGAACAAACGTTGCCGGCATTTACGCAGCCACATTGGCAAACGTTGCCGCCGGGTTTAAATGGATCAATCCTTCTTACTCTAAAAGACTATTAGATGCAGCAAAAACAATTTATGCAAAAATTGTGAAGCCGACATACTTAAAATACACAGAATCATATGAAGGTCGTGACAAATGCGCTAAAAGGGGCAAGGCAACTTTATACGAGTATAGCGATGGTAATATAACCTTTAACGGAAAAGGATACTACAGCGGTATGGGGCTTTGCGAAGACGATGCTGCAGCGGCAGCCGTGTCGCTTTGGTATGCTACCGGAGATACCACATATTCGTATGACTTGTATAAAAATCCGGACATGAACCAAAATGGGCATGCAAAATTTGACTTGGCATTTTTCCCTAAAGGGATTCTTGCTATGGACCAGGGCTTCAACAACTCTTGGGCAACGGACTACCAGAATCTATTCGCCTATGTTCTGTTCGCCATGCAAAGGCTTATCTTGAACGACCCCGAATACGAAACAAAATTCGGACTGTCGAAAATGGAAAGAGATTCACTATCGATGCGCGTGATGGCTGCGTTCCGCAAACAAGTCGAGACCAACTCCACGGGTGATTCCGTTGCAGTTCTTTATCCGGGTTCCGGCAATGCAGAACCTCGCGAAGGCACATCCAAGCTCAAAGTGCAACCTCCCTACAACTTGGTGTGGACCAGCTTTGACTGGGGCGTGATGCGCTACAACATGGGTTCTGCAGTGGCTGTATTCCTTTTGTATGAACTTACAAAAGACGAACGCTACTTGAAAGTCGCTTTGGACAACATGTATTACGTACTGGGCGCCAACCCCTGGGATATTTCACTTTTGCTCGGTGCAGGCGACAAGAACCCGCAACACCCGCATAACCGTTCCGCAAACCCCGATGGTTACAATGCAGGTGGCGGCATTCCTTACGATTACAAGTGCCCCATCGGCGCATTGATGGGTGGACGCGCTCCGAATTTACCATTGATTGAAGACTGGGAAAAATACACATCGACAGAAACCTGTATCGACTTCTCGGCTCAGTTCCTGTTCCCGGCACAAAGCCTTGCAGAACAACTCCCGCCCGATAACGACGGTCCTGTTTTCAGCGACATCGTTGGTATCCCCACATCGGATTCTACAGCAATTATCAGCTGGAAGACCGACGAACTCGCACTCGTAACCGTTTCCTATGATGTAACAACAAATGCCAATACCGCAAAATCCATACAGCTCACCGAAGCGGTCAAAGAAGGCTCAGTAACACTCACCGGCCTAATTCCTGGGCAAACGTACTACTTCTACCTTGAAGGCGTTGACCCTCATGGAAACATCACCACAGATGATAACCATGGTTATTGGTACAAATTCACCATGACATCGACAACAACTCAAATCAAGGGTGTTACCATTTGTCAGGTGGATAACCGCAGCGCTAAAATTTACTGGTGGAGCACAGATCGCCTAGACGGCATGGTTCATTTTGGTAAAGCAAAAGGTTCCTATACTGAAAAAGTAGTCGCAAATGGCGGTGTAGCCCTTTTCCACGAAGCCGTCCTTACTGGACTTGAAGCCGGCACCACATACTACTTTACCGTATCATCTGGAGCAACTGTTTCCGAAGAATATTCTTTCACGACCGAACAATATGCAACAACAGTCAACATGGATATCAACGTCAAGCCTCTCAACAAGGATGGATGTAGAAACTCTTCCGACTGGAAAAAATGCAATACGTTCCTCGTCATCGTCCGAAACAAAGACTCGGTGGAATACAACGATCTTGATTTAAGATTCTATTTCCCCGTAGCAGTCCAAGGATCAAGCAACAACAAGTCCATTTGGGATGGAACCGGATTTTCCGTTGGCTGGCCTGTCATAAATTTCGGCGAACCTGTTCCCTATAATGTAATATCAATGAAAGACTCCGTAGAAAAAGGCTATTATATGCCAGTCCACATCGAGGGAAAACTGGCAGTATCCGGTAGCTACTTCTTTGAATTAATTATAAACCCCACATACGGAAGCATCGACAGCAGTTGGTCATTTAGGCCCCATACTGCAAAAGATGATCCAGAATACTTCGAAGGTATCAATTTGAAGCGAGGACCGCTATATAAAGAAGAATCCAACTCCAACATGTATGTAGAAATCATTGATGGTGTAGGTGAAAAAGCGTTCAGAAAAACAGCATACGTCACAGCATACTACCACGGCACATACATTTACGGCTACGGTCCGGATTACACACCGGATAAAGGCCCCCAAGTTGACCGTAAAATTGAGACAACCTTCTCAAGCCCGTTCATAAGCCCAATTCACTCCGTCGAAAAAGTGGATCCGCAAACAACCTATTCGGCCACAAGCACGATTACTCCGAACGGATTCCTCGATGCCGTTGAAAAGAACAGCGATCCCTATTCATTTGAATATCTAAATCCCAAGCGTACGGACGCCATTTCCTTCGGCGTTACCGACACTCTACTCGCCTACGGCAACAACTATATAGAATGGGTCACCTGGCACAACAGAAATGCCAACCAGAAGACCGAAAACAAGTATGATTGCGCCTGCGCTGTTGTACGCACGAACGTCGAAATCGACAGTATCACAAAGCCACTCGAAAAACGTTATCTCGCATTCGACAAGGCAAAAATTACCGGCTACAAGAACAAGTTCGTCGAAGTTCAAATTGCACTCCTCGACAGTAATCTTAACATTCTCACAAGCGAAAAGAATCTGAACGTCGAACTTTTAACAGACGATCCGAACGTTCGCTTCTACACAGATCCGACAGCAACGATTCCAGTAACGACAGTCACGCTTTTCGATGGCGTAACAACCATTTACGTCAGTTCCGACGTAGCTTTGCAAACGACAATTTCAGCAACGCATGCAAACACGGCTGATTACGCCTATACGCCGGCTATAGCCGAGCTCACCATCGAAGATCTTCCGCCTTGGCCGATTATCGATGTAGCAAAGATTGTGGACCTGAACTGCGACCACATTCCTGACGCTATGGATATCACGCTTTCATCGGAATATATCGAAAATCAATCGTTCTCATCAATTTCGTTCATCTACGGAAACGAAACAATTGTTTCAAATAAAGTCAAGTCGCTGAACGGAAAATCACTCATTGTAGAAATCACAGTTCCGCAAGAAGTCGTGACGGATGCCTCCGGAAAGATTACGCTCGAAAGCAATATCCAAGGCAACAAGAAGACCGTTGAAGATATCTATTCTGACGGCATTTCGCCGGCACTGCTTTCTGCAACAGTTCTCGAACGTCAGGATACATCGACAACAGACCACCTATACTTGCAATTCAGCGAACCGATTTCGGCTCCGGGTACACAATTCCCGCTCATCCTTTACAACACAGATGCAACAACGAAAGCCACCATCCCCACCGTTCTCTCAGCCAAGCTTTACAACGAAGCCAAGAACATTTGGGATTTCGAAATCGCCTTTGATGCAGGCCAAGGCTCTTTGGTAACCGCAGGCATGTGGGGCCAACTCGATCCGGCCGGAACAATCCGCGACTTGAACGGCAATGGAGTGGCAGGCCTCTGCACACCGGAAAAGGTTCAAATTCTCCTCAAGATTTTGCCGATTCCGATGACATACGCCGTCATTACAGACAAGTTCCAAAACGGTTATGCAAGCCACGTCGATGTGACATTCCAGAAACCGCTCGACGACAAGCACACACCGGAAAAATTGGAAATCATCTTTGGTATGGCAATGCCCGAAACACTCACGGTCGAAAAGAGCAAGTTCGTATTAAGCGGTGAAAATCTCTCCATCGATCTCGAAAAGCCGTTCCAGTTCGGTAACACCTGCGGTAATTACGATGGGCCACTCCCGGGCGGAAAGCTCCTTACAAATGCAGGCCTTGTAACGCAGTACCTCGGAACAGGTGCCGCTACCGAAACGAACAACGTCCTTGCCGAAGATAAGGTTGGGCCGGTCTTTGTTTCGGCTACAATCAACCAAGCTTCTACAATTGACATTTTAAACATTACCGCAAGTGAACCTCTAGTCACCGCAGACGAAAACCAGCAATTCTTCAGACACAAGCGCGGCGAAAAGCAATCCAATGTATTCCGCAACGGATTCTCGAACTGGAACTATCTACAGAAGAATGCCGGAATCTCGCTCATCTACTCAGGCGACCTCACTGGGTCCGTGATGGAAGGCGACTTTGTAAGAATGGGCTCCATGATGACAAGCACGTTCAAAGACGCAAACGGCAACTATCCTGAATTTGATGTTCCGTGGGTTCTTGTAAACGGTAAAGGTACTCCAACTATCAAATTCAACGTAAAGTTGCGCGAAACCGTCAACGATATAAATTCCTTCAACCGCTCAAATGTTGATGTCAGCGAAACAATGCGTTTCTATATCAAGAATCCGTCATCAAACAAGTTCGACCTCATTCAAGACGGCAAAATCACACTTACGGGAATTGACTCCGCAAGTATCGGTGGTGCCATCTTTGATGTGAAACTCACTGTACCGCGCGGAGCATCATTCGGCGAAGAATGTGCCTGGGATAATCTCCTGGTCAAATTCAACATTCCCATTTACTCGAACCTCGGTAGCTTTGTAAATCGCTTCCACAACTCCTTCAATGTAGACCCGAAACAATACCTTTCCATCAACAACGTGGTTGAATTTGCCATCGAATGGGCAAACAAGGGACCGTCGGGCATCCGCACCAAAGAAGATCGAGCCGTGGGCACAGGCGCATACATTTACAAGGCCGAAATCGAAGCAAAGTTCTCGCCGAACATGAACAACCCTGAAGTCAAAAACAATGCCAAAATTATCAGCAACTTCTCGACGAAATCCTCGTTCGAGCAGAGAAAGACTTTTGGTATAAAGAGAACAAAGTAA
- a CDS encoding ATP-binding protein: MLGQKTSVKQLPRSIHQLVIISIFWQASNLIGDIFFSGENFVAGTKAYTARQLIFGAAALGWIQLGNAVQHTAEISLKIKRKNCWKLMNIFGAAAVLISTYLFINEPSYIPNFNFFSYRPFAERPIFNFYSLLFCLFVLPNIIVTAYIFLRNIVQSSDTTLPHQVSIYMLASFVFFITLAALFDFVIPISTNFNQYDQFLKWSQFISVFLAILSGQYFTSVSFKNKSASWFLDKLKDRMVDGLLYYNYKGEIQLANPAALSILHTTQEALHNKKVSSIFPQITDPSRESTYNKIRVKIDNEDHIFNVSIFEIRQSLTTNYNVAFFSDVSNTLHYQQIIKNRDEQFKEYQLDQIRYQERLNIWKKKVDESKYFLDTLISTLPFRFWSKNEQGVFMTQNQNDIKNRGNLLQTSEPDNKILPQELLARNEGEPQSFISYERIKKSTSDFEDEEDSVEILNQDDYNMAVRKGAAKDISIFENMFIPIMAPSKPYKIIGIKIDITKEQRLEKERDMLQEQKHIHSRLEELGTICGGFAHDYNNILGSQIGFCDLALEVLDKDNQAYLFIQEARKAATRGKESLEELLNTIRGKTSEKDKLTEFAPYMIIEDVVKKLWITLPPNVKVKADNIDKDIRIVGNVSALDRIISNLANNAIFAMKENGGTLTIALKREVLTEPLITPYAPQIDAGTYAKITVEDTGTGMDTATLERIFSPFFTTKAPGEGLGLGLSSALRLLKEGNAGYTVQTTLGEGTIFNLYWSIRNEKMEA, from the coding sequence ATGCTTGGGCAAAAAACGTCAGTCAAGCAGCTCCCTCGCTCCATCCACCAATTGGTGATTATCAGTATATTCTGGCAGGCGAGCAACTTGATTGGCGATATTTTCTTTAGCGGTGAAAATTTTGTCGCAGGAACAAAGGCCTACACGGCAAGACAACTCATTTTTGGAGCAGCCGCACTGGGTTGGATCCAGTTAGGCAATGCTGTTCAGCACACCGCAGAAATCAGCCTGAAAATAAAAAGAAAGAACTGTTGGAAGCTCATGAACATTTTCGGAGCGGCCGCCGTTTTGATTTCGACTTATCTTTTTATCAACGAGCCTTCCTATATCCCCAATTTCAATTTCTTTAGCTACAGGCCATTTGCCGAAAGGCCCATATTCAACTTTTACTCGTTGTTGTTCTGCTTGTTTGTTCTTCCCAATATCATTGTCACGGCTTACATTTTTCTTCGCAATATTGTGCAATCCAGCGATACGACGCTCCCCCACCAGGTCAGTATTTACATGTTGGCCTCGTTCGTATTCTTTATAACGCTAGCGGCTCTCTTCGATTTTGTCATCCCCATTTCTACCAATTTCAATCAATACGATCAATTCCTCAAATGGTCGCAATTCATCTCGGTATTCCTAGCCATACTTTCGGGACAATACTTCACATCGGTTTCTTTTAAAAATAAAAGCGCCTCGTGGTTCTTAGACAAACTAAAAGACAGAATGGTAGACGGCCTCCTGTACTACAATTACAAAGGCGAAATTCAACTTGCAAATCCGGCGGCGCTGAGCATTTTGCACACCACGCAAGAAGCGCTCCACAACAAAAAAGTTTCTTCGATTTTCCCGCAAATCACGGACCCTTCGCGCGAATCGACTTACAACAAAATAAGAGTCAAGATTGACAACGAAGACCATATTTTTAACGTTTCCATTTTTGAAATTCGTCAATCATTGACCACCAACTACAACGTAGCCTTCTTTAGCGATGTTTCGAACACATTGCATTACCAGCAAATTATCAAGAACCGCGATGAGCAGTTCAAGGAATACCAGCTCGACCAAATCCGCTATCAAGAACGTTTAAACATCTGGAAAAAGAAGGTCGATGAAAGTAAATACTTCTTGGATACGTTAATCAGTACGCTCCCCTTCCGTTTTTGGTCCAAGAACGAGCAGGGCGTATTCATGACGCAAAACCAAAACGATATCAAGAACCGCGGTAACCTGTTGCAAACTTCAGAGCCGGACAACAAGATTTTACCGCAAGAACTTTTAGCGCGAAACGAAGGCGAACCGCAAAGTTTCATTTCATACGAACGAATTAAAAAATCTACAAGCGATTTTGAAGACGAAGAAGATTCAGTCGAGATCTTGAACCAAGACGATTACAATATGGCAGTCCGCAAAGGAGCTGCTAAAGATATTTCAATTTTTGAAAACATGTTCATCCCGATTATGGCACCCAGTAAGCCATACAAAATAATCGGCATCAAGATTGATATTACCAAGGAACAGCGTCTCGAAAAAGAACGCGACATGTTGCAAGAACAAAAACATATCCATTCGAGACTCGAAGAATTGGGAACCATCTGCGGTGGTTTTGCCCACGACTACAACAACATCCTGGGCTCCCAGATCGGTTTCTGCGACCTCGCACTAGAAGTGCTTGATAAAGATAACCAGGCATACTTGTTCATCCAGGAAGCAAGAAAGGCGGCAACTCGCGGCAAGGAATCTCTTGAAGAGCTTTTAAACACCATCCGCGGAAAGACATCCGAAAAGGACAAACTCACAGAGTTCGCGCCTTACATGATTATCGAAGACGTGGTGAAGAAGCTCTGGATAACACTCCCTCCAAACGTAAAGGTGAAAGCAGACAACATCGACAAGGACATTCGCATTGTTGGAAACGTCTCCGCACTCGACCGCATTATCAGCAACCTTGCAAACAACGCCATCTTCGCCATGAAGGAAAACGGCGGAACACTTACGATTGCTTTAAAACGCGAGGTGCTTACGGAGCCGCTCATTACGCCGTATGCACCGCAAATTGATGCAGGCACTTATGCGAAAATCACCGTCGAAGACACGGGCACAGGCATGGACACTGCGACCCTCGAACGCATCTTTTCACCGTTCTTTACGACCAAGGCGCCGGGCGAAGGCCTCGGCTTAGGGCTTTCTTCGGCCTTAAGACTGCTAAAAGAAGGCAATGCGGGCTATACAGTACAAACAACCTTGGGCGAAGGAACTATTTTTAATCTATATTGGTCTATAAGAAACGAGAAAATGGAGGCTTAA
- a CDS encoding response regulator — protein sequence MSTILIIDDDAQLNLMLKSALELKGYTVDTACNGKKAKSLYQKNTYDVIITDIIMPEGDGFEVVLDLRRMGMSDRTIAISGGGRTSAEDYLATAQHFDVAAIFSKPLDLQLLRNKVDEIIKAHS from the coding sequence ATGTCTACAATACTCATCATTGACGATGATGCTCAGCTCAACCTCATGTTGAAGTCTGCCCTGGAATTAAAAGGTTACACTGTCGATACAGCTTGCAACGGTAAGAAAGCAAAGTCGCTTTATCAAAAGAATACGTACGATGTGATTATCACCGATATCATCATGCCGGAAGGTGATGGCTTTGAAGTAGTCCTTGACCTTCGCCGCATGGGCATGAGCGACCGTACGATCGCCATCAGCGGTGGTGGACGTACTTCTGCCGAAGACTACCTTGCAACGGCGCAGCATTTCGATGTAGCCGCAATTTTCAGCAAGCCGCTGGATCTCCAGCTGCTCCGCAACAAAGTTGACGAGATAATCAAAGCACATTCGTAA